One window of the Flavobacteriales bacterium genome contains the following:
- a CDS encoding dienelactone hydrolase family protein, giving the protein MKKIVGELIDGYKDKPIVLDVFFEETNKSKPIVIFSHGFKGFKDWGHFNKVAEEFASAGFVFVKFNYSHNGTTPENPNDFVDLEAFGNNNLLMELEELGLVLDHVLSPDYEFRNEIDKGNVSLIGHSRGGGIVTIKAFEDDRVSKLVCWASVSNFDQRIPKSSGEIWKKNGVMIVPNARTNVDMPIYYQMYESYYANHKRLSVPDAMKRLAKPVLLIQGSEDEAVLQKEAEQLKNWNNTAKLLIIKEAGHTFGIRHPFVPEDYTIYAENVVNESITFINSN; this is encoded by the coding sequence ATGAAAAAGATTGTAGGTGAATTGATAGACGGTTATAAAGATAAACCGATTGTGTTGGATGTTTTCTTTGAAGAAACCAATAAATCTAAACCAATTGTAATTTTTTCGCATGGTTTTAAAGGATTTAAAGATTGGGGGCATTTTAATAAAGTTGCTGAAGAGTTTGCCTCTGCTGGTTTTGTTTTCGTGAAATTTAACTATTCCCATAATGGTACTACTCCCGAAAACCCAAACGATTTTGTTGACTTAGAGGCATTCGGGAACAATAACCTATTAATGGAGTTGGAGGAGCTTGGTTTGGTATTAGATCATGTATTAAGTCCAGATTATGAGTTTCGAAATGAAATTGATAAAGGAAATGTGAGTTTAATCGGGCACAGTCGTGGTGGTGGTATTGTTACTATTAAGGCTTTCGAAGATGATCGAGTGTCGAAATTGGTTTGTTGGGCTTCTGTAAGTAATTTTGATCAACGTATACCAAAGTCGTCTGGCGAAATATGGAAAAAAAACGGTGTAATGATAGTTCCTAACGCACGTACTAATGTAGATATGCCTATCTATTACCAGATGTACGAAAGTTATTATGCGAATCACAAAAGGCTCAGTGTTCCCGATGCCATGAAAAGGTTGGCTAAACCAGTATTATTAATACAAGGCTCGGAAGATGAAGCCGTTCTACAGAAAGAAGCTGAGCAATTGAAGAACTGGAATAATACAGCAAAGCTTTTAATTATAAAAGAAGCGGGACACACATTTGGCATAAGACATCCTTTTGTGCCTGAAGATTATACTATTTACGCAGAAAATGTTGTGAATGAATCTATTACATTTATCAATTCAAATTGA